Sequence from the Deinococcus misasensis DSM 22328 genome:
TTTTTGCTGGACCAGAGCCGCACTTTGAAACACCTCGACGAGCACGTGTACAGCCCGCACCCCACATTGCTGGCCGCTCTGGAGGGGGATTTTGATCCTTTAAAAACCCTGCTGAGTGAGCATTACGTCCTGAAGGTGGATTTTGTGCTGGGATTCACCCGCTTGCGGCAACTGGTCCTGAAACCCACAGCCCTGTATGTTCCCAAGCCCGAGACCACCGAAAAGCTGGACCTGAAACTCGAACCGCGCCGATTTGGTCGGGATGAGTGGAAAGTCATGCTGGACAAGGCTTGCGGCTTGATGCAGTGAGCAAAGGAGCTTACAGGTCTTCGATGGGGGTCTGACCACTCAACCAGTTGAGTTCACTGTCCTGCATGAACAGGTTCGTCCAGTGCAGTTTGGGGGTGCCCCAATCCTGGTACCCAAGCACCAAGTCGCACAGGTCTCGGGTGCCCTGCACGGAAGGGCTTTTCATCAAAGCATCCACTTTTTGCAGGTATCCCTCAGGCAACTCTGGGGCCAGTTCGAGCATTCTGAGCATCCACTTGTGGTAAGGGAAAAACAGGCGGTTGTGGGCAAGGAGCATCCGGGCAGTGAACAGTACCGCACGATTGGCCGACCATGAAAGCAAGTAAGGGTTCTGGTGCTTTTCACCCTCTCCAACGTACCAGTGCATGGCCTGCACCTGCGCCATGAAACGGTGAATGCGGTCCTGAACGCCCTCCTCTGGATACGTGGTGATCTGCTCCAGCAGGGATTGCAGTTCCGCAGCGTCCCCTCTGGAGTAAGCAACAAAAGACTTCCAGAAGGCAGCTCTGGCAGGTTCACTGCCTTTTTCGGCCACAGTACGCAGGAAAGCGAGGGACAGGTGCTTGCCGTCCACGTAGCCTCCTTCGTAGTCCGTGAAGTCTTCGGAGTAGTAGGAAAGTTGACCCGAAGCTTTGCGCTGCTCGAAAGCCTCTTCGTCCACCACAATCAGCACGTCCAGATCGCTGGAAGGTTTCCCGAAACCCTTGACCAGAGACCCCCCAACCACAATGGCCTGCACCTCTGGGTTCTGGCTGTACTGGGCGATGAAGCGTTCAAGGGCGGATTGATGGTGTGGGTAGAGCATGGGGGTGTCCTCCTGAAGGTTTTGAAATCGTTTTCAAAATCAGTGTACAGCTCTCTGGCTTTGTCAGGATAGGCGAAATGGCAGAGCCTCACTCTGGTCGCCACATCAAAATCAAAACCCATCTTGTTTTGACAGATGGCTTCTTCAACCTCAGGGTAGACGCAAAGTCGCTGTTCGGGCGATGAAAAAAGAAAGAGCCGTCAGCCCTCAGCGTTCAGCCGTCAGCCAGAAGGAAAGTCTTCTTCCAGTCGGTTGAGCTTGCCAAACCTGATGGGGCTTGGCCTTTGGGTCTTGCTGCTCTCGAAAGCAAAAGCCTCTGGATCCGCTTTTCACTGAGCGCTGACTGCTTTCTCAAGTGCCATGCCAAAGGTCAGACTTTGCGGTGAACCTGTATTCAACCTCCCTTGAACGCTGAAGCCGTCCTGAGGTTAGAATGAACTGCAATCCCCTGCAGCATTGGAGGCATATGCGCGGTTTATCTCCCGAGGCGATGGTGCTCGAAGAAATCAGGCAACAGAAACTGGTCAACCCCGAGGAATACCTGTTGATCCAGAAGTACATCCAGACCCGCACCGACCACAGCAGTGCTTCGCAAATCAAGGACCTGCACCAGAGTTGGCAAAGCGGTGAGATCACCGAAGTGACCTATCTGGACACCAAAGCCAAGCTGATCACCCGCATCCGCAAGGAAGTCAAAACCCGTGAGATTTCTCCGGTGGTGCAAGAAGAAGTGGTGATGAAAAAGCCTGCCCCACGGGTGCCTTTTTTGCTTTTTCCTTTGCTGGCGGTGGCTTTTTTCGGGTTGGGATTCACAGGGATTTTTACGCCCAAACCCACAGAATCGGCACAATTTCTGGAAAGCATCCTCAAACGCCCGAGTGGCAGTTACCCCATGGAAAGTTTCCGGCAACCGGACGGCACCTTCAAGTTCGATTACCCGAACACCCGACTCGGAGAGAGCACCCATCTGGTGTGGTACTCCCCTGAGAAGTGGTGGTTTCACATCGAGAAACCCGCCATTGAAGCCACAGACCTTGGGAAAGGCCGTGCTCTGGACGGAGGATTGACCGTGGTGGACACCCGTTTCGGGAACCTGTTTGTTGAAGAGGGATCCACAGGACTGCACATCCGCTCTGAAATGTTCCAGAAAGCTTTTTCAGGGCAGTGACCGCACAGACCCCCGCTCGATGATGTGCACCCCGAGGTCCAGTCCTTTCTGACCATCGGGGTTGTGCAGGCATTCCATCAACAGGTGCACCGCTTGCTGGCCCATCTCCACAAAAGGCTGGGCCACCGTGGTCAGGGTGGGATGGGTCATCTGGCACAAGGGCAGGTTGTCGTAGCCCATCACACTGAGTTGCTCTGGCACGGACATGTGGTGCTCTGCGGCAACGGACAGCACACCTGCAGCCATCTCATCGCTGCATGCGAACACTGCACTGACTGCGGTTTCCCGTTCCAGCAGCAACCGAAAACCGTCTTTTCCGTCCTGAAAAGAGAAACCTCTGGTGTACACGATGTGCCGTTCCTGCACCGGAAGCTGGTGGTGCAGCAAGGCATCCAGATAACCTGTCACCCGAGCCGTGGAACTGAACGGATCCGAACGGGCTCCGGCAATGATGGCGATGTCCCGGTGTCCTTTCCGAATCAGGAAATCGGTGGCCAGAAAGGCTGCACGGCGGTCATCACAGCGCACGAAAGGCACAGGGAACTGAAAAGAAATCGCAGAAAGCAGCACCACAGGGGTTTGGTGCTTCTGCAACAGATCGTGGTATTCGCGGTGCAGGATTTCGCTGGCAAAAACCACCCCCTTCACCGGGAGGTCCAGAAAAGTGCGCAGGACCGTCAGGGTGCGTTCCAGAGAACCATCGGTGTGCCCCACCAAAATTTCAAAGCCATGTTGGTGTGCAGCTTGTTGAAGTCCCGCAAGGGCTTCCTGAATGAGCATGCTGGCCACCTTCGGAAACACCACACCCAAGATCGGTCTTTTTGAAGAAGGCTCAGGTTCTGGAGCATGCAAGACGACATACCCGAGGTCCTGCATGGCCTGCAGGACCCTTGCCCGGGTGTCCGGATGGTAACCGCCTCTGGCATTCAGAATCCGAGAAGCTGTCGCCACGGACACCCCCGCTTTCTGGGCCACGTCTTTGAGGGTGGGCTTCAAATTCAATGCCCCACAGGGTACGTTTGGCCGTGCCGGTTGATGGTGGCTTTCCGGCCCTGTTCTTCCAGAACCTTCTGGAAGGTTTCCATCACGGTGATGTCCCCGTGCACCAGATGCACATGGGCCTGCCCGGTGGGTGCCAGAAAGGCCAGCAGGTCATCCTGATCTGCGTGGGACGAGAATCCGCCAATGGTGTGCACACTGGCCCTGACGGCGATCTCTTCGCCAAAAATACGCACAGTGTCTGCCCCGGCAATCAGGCGACCCCCGAGGGAATTCGGGCTCTGGTAACCCACAATCACCAGGCTGGTGCTTTCCTTCCAGAGCTGGTGTTTGAGGTGGTGCACGATGCGCCCTCCCGAGAGCATTCCCGAACCGGCCATGATGATGGCCCCTCCTTTGAGGTCGTTCAGGTTGCGGGATTCCCCAGAGGTGGCCGTGATGAACAGGTTCTCTGGGGTGAAAGGGCGGTCTCCTTGGCGGAGGTCCTGTTCGAGGTCGAAGTTGAATTCTCCGCCCAGTTTCTCGTACAGGCGGGTGATTTTGGAACCCATTGGAGAGTCCAGGTAGATCGGGGTGAGGGGGATGCGCCCTTCATCCTGCAATTGTCGCAACACGTACAGGATGTTCTGGGTGCGTTCCAGCGCAAAAGACGGAATCAGAACTTTGCCGTCTTTGCGCAGGCTCTCTTGCAGGACACGGGCAAATTCGTCGATGGTGTCCCTCTGGGTGCGGTGGTTGCGGTTGCCGTAAGTGGATTCGATGACCACAGCATCACAAGGGCCGGGAAGTTCAAAGTCCGCCTCCACGGGACTTTCTCGGTTCCCGAGGTCTCCAGAGAAAACCACTTTCTTGCCGTCATGCTCGATTTCGATCCATGCACTACCCAGCACGTGACCCGCTGGATGAAACTGAATGCGAATGCCGTGAAACTGCAGGGGTTTGTCCCAGTGGGCATCGGGCACCATGCGTTCCAGCAAGCGATCCACGTCTTTCTCGGTGTACAGCGGAGGCAGCACCTGACTTTCCCGACCTTGCCTGCGGGCCTTGCGGAGGTCCCGGTCGTGGTCTTCCTCTGCGATGCGGGCAGCGTCCCTCAAGATGATTTCGGTGACGGCCCGGGTGGCCGGGGTGCAGTGAAATTTGCCGTGGTAGCCCTGCTTGATCAGCAGAGGCAAGCGTCCCACATGATCAAGGTGCCCGTGGGTGACCAGCACCAGATCCAGAGAGGCCGGATCAAAATCAAAGGGTTGCTGGTTGCGTTCCTCCAGTTCCCGGCTGCCCTGATACAATCCACAATCAATCAAAATGCGTTTTCCAGAGACTTCCAGCAGGTGACAGCTTCCCGTCACCGTTTCCGCGGCGCCATGACTGGTGATGTTCATGCTTTCATGTTAAAGGTTTTGCCTTTGCAGTGCTTCAAGGGGCAGAGCAAAAGCCGTCAGCGATCAGCCGTCAGCAATAAGGACAGTTTTCTGGCTGCCTTTTGAACGGAAAGCCACTCAGACTTTCCGTTTGTGGCTTTTTGTTTTGCTGTTTGCAAAAGCCTTTTGGTGAGCTTTTTGCTGAAAGCTGATCGCTGAACGCTTTTTCAAGTGACATGCCAAAAGTCAGACTTTGCGCTGACCCTGACGTCTCCCACTGTGTTCTCGATTCTCACCCCAACAGCGAGTATGCTTGTAAGGTATGTCGTTTTTCAAGGCACCACCTTTTTCATTTCCTTCCAGCAAAATGCTTGTTCTGGACGTTCAAATTTTCGCAGGACCGTCAAGGGAGGTTTGAGGACACACGTGGAATGGGTGCTCGCTTCCCAGAGTCCCCGCCGTCGGGAGTTGCTGTCCCGGCTCGGGTTGACCTTTCGCATTCAGGTGGCCCACACCGATGAGGTGTCCCACGCCCCCACCCCCTTTGAGGTCGCCAGAGACCTTTCGCGCCAGAAGGCCCTTGCGGTTCGGGATCAAGAACCCCACGCCTGCATCGTGGCTGCAGACACCATTGTGGTGCTGGACAATGAAATCCTCAACAAACCTGTGGACGCCGCAGAGAACCGCCGCTTCATCCAGAGGCTGCAAGGCCGGGAGCACGAAGTCATGACCGGCGTGACGGTCAGCACCCCCGAGAAAACCGTCTCTGGGGTGGAGGTCACCCGTGTCAAATTCCGGGCCCTGAGTGATCAGGAGATCGAGTGGTACGTGAATTCCGGAGAAGGCCTCGACAAGGCCGGAGGGTACGGCATTCAGGAACTCGGGGCCTTGCTGATTGAAGGGGTTCACGGGGATTACTTCAATGTGGTCGGTTTGCCTCTGGTGCGCCTGATGCACGTCGCGCACGAGGCGGGCGTGAAGTTGCTGGGGGAGCATGTTTAAACAGCTTTCCTTGCTGTTCGTGGCCCTGATGATCGTTGGACTGGTGATGACCCGCTTCATGCCCACCCCTCCGATGGCGGTCACCAGTGGCATCGTTCCGTTGACCCGACTGGCCGGGCAGGTGTCCAGCAATGTGCGGGATGCGGTGGCAAGTGTGATTGAACAACGTGACCTCCGCGAACGCTACAACCTCAATTACGAAGAGCTGCAGAACCTGAGAAATGAGGTCCGGCAGCTTCGTCTGGAGGTGGCGCGTTTGCAGCGTGCAGAAGCGGTTCGCAAAACCGTCAGTCCGGGCATCTTCACCACTGCCGAAATCACCGCCATTGACCCTTCTCCCCTGCTTTCCCGCCTGAGGATCAACGTGGGTGGACAGCAGGGCGTGCAGCGCAACATGCCCGTCACGGTGCCCTCGGGTCTGGTCGGACAGGTGATGGAGGTCAGTCGGACCGAAGCCTGGGTGATTACCCTGGTGGATCCCGAGTCGAATGTGGGTGTGGCGATTCAGGGCAAAGCCGGGCGAGGCATTGCTGTGGGCGCACCACCAGACCGCCTGAGGGCTGAATTTCCCCGCAATGTGGACGTGCAAGTCGGAGACCAGATCGTGACCGCCTCTCTGGGTGGGGTGTACCCGGCGAATGTGCGGGTGGGCGTGGTGGACAACGTGCTGCCCCTCGGGGCCAATGCCACCAAACGGGTGGCGTTCATCAAACCGGATGTGGATGTCAGCAACCTTGAAGAAGTGATCCTGTTGAGGGCTTTATGATTCGACCCATCCTGTTCATTCTGCTGACCGTGGTGGTGCAGGGGATGTTCCCCATTCTGCTGCCCAGAGCGTGGGGTTTTGACGGGCCAGACCTGTTCTTGCTGTTGGCCCTGATCTTTGCTGCCCGGCTTCCCATGAACTGGGGCATTCTGGTGGCGTTCCTGATCGGGTTGTTTCAGGACGCTCTGGGCGCAGGTTTGATGGGCCTCCATGCCACCGCTCTGGCCGGTGCCGTGTACCTGTTTTATGGCGCAAGGGTGTGGCTCAGCCAGCAAACCCCCGGACGGGAAACCCTGTGCCTGATTCTGGCCCTGATCGGCCAGTGGACGGTGTTCCTTTTCCTGACCTACTGGCTGCGCAGCAACCTGGTCACCGTGCACACCCTCTACACCGTTTTGCCTTCACAGGTGGGGTTCACCTTGCTGTTCACCCCCCTGATGTACCGCATGGCCGACTGGGCTCTGGGCCGGGTGGCCACCGACGACCGGAGAATATGAACCGACTGAAGGGCATCGCCATTTTCTTCACGCTGGTGCTGCTGGCCTTCGGGTACCGGCTGTACGACTGGCAGGTCCAGAAGTACGACCAGTTCCAGTCCAGAAGCCAGAGCAACTCACAGCGCGTCGAACCCATCCGGGCATGGCGCGGAGAAATCCGCACCCGTGATGGGGTCCTGCTTGCCACCAACCGGATCAGTGTGGATCTGGTCTACAAGTGGATCAACAGCAAAACCAACCGCCCTCTGGTGGCATGGGAAAAAATCCGTTACCTTGCAGGCATCAAAGACCCCAAAATGCCAGAGCTTCCCGTGGGCAGTGAAGTGGTGCTGGCCCAGAACGTGCCCCAGCAGAACCTTTCCGCCCTGTACGAGTACGTGGTGTACCAGCCAAACCTCGAACTCCGTGAGCGCATCGAACGGGTGTATCCGCAGGGCAAACTGGCCTCCAACCTGCTCGGGTACGTCAAACCGATTGACGAAACCGAATTGGCCTCAGGGAAGTACCAGAGGGGTGACATCAGCGGAAAAACCGGACTGGAAGCCAGTCTGGAAGAGAAACTGCGCGGGGTCAACGGCCTGAAGATCATCGAGGTGGATTCCGCAGGCCGCCGCATCACCGAACGTGTGGAGCGCGAAGGGGAAGCCGGAAAAAACTACACCCTCACCATCGACAGCAAGTTACAGAAAGCAGCCGAAAAGGCCCTCGAAGAAGGCTTGCAAGATGTGCTGAGGCAACTCAAAGGCCGCAGGGACATCAAAGAGGCGCAAGGGGCCATTGTGGCCCTCGATCCCCGCAACGGCGAAGTGCTGGCTCTGGCCAGCAGACCCACCTTCAACCCCAACTGGTTCGCACAGTCCCCTACGGCTCC
This genomic interval carries:
- a CDS encoding Maf family protein; amino-acid sequence: MEWVLASQSPRRRELLSRLGLTFRIQVAHTDEVSHAPTPFEVARDLSRQKALAVRDQEPHACIVAADTIVVLDNEILNKPVDAAENRRFIQRLQGREHEVMTGVTVSTPEKTVSGVEVTRVKFRALSDQEIEWYVNSGEGLDKAGGYGIQELGALLIEGVHGDYFNVVGLPLVRLMHVAHEAGVKLLGEHV
- the mreC gene encoding rod shape-determining protein MreC, with the protein product MFKQLSLLFVALMIVGLVMTRFMPTPPMAVTSGIVPLTRLAGQVSSNVRDAVASVIEQRDLRERYNLNYEELQNLRNEVRQLRLEVARLQRAEAVRKTVSPGIFTTAEITAIDPSPLLSRLRINVGGQQGVQRNMPVTVPSGLVGQVMEVSRTEAWVITLVDPESNVGVAIQGKAGRGIAVGAPPDRLRAEFPRNVDVQVGDQIVTASLGGVYPANVRVGVVDNVLPLGANATKRVAFIKPDVDVSNLEEVILLRAL
- the mreD gene encoding rod shape-determining protein MreD translates to MIRPILFILLTVVVQGMFPILLPRAWGFDGPDLFLLLALIFAARLPMNWGILVAFLIGLFQDALGAGLMGLHATALAGAVYLFYGARVWLSQQTPGRETLCLILALIGQWTVFLFLTYWLRSNLVTVHTLYTVLPSQVGFTLLFTPLMYRMADWALGRVATDDRRI
- a CDS encoding MBL fold metallo-hydrolase gives rise to the protein MNITSHGAAETVTGSCHLLEVSGKRILIDCGLYQGSRELEERNQQPFDFDPASLDLVLVTHGHLDHVGRLPLLIKQGYHGKFHCTPATRAVTEIILRDAARIAEEDHDRDLRKARRQGRESQVLPPLYTEKDVDRLLERMVPDAHWDKPLQFHGIRIQFHPAGHVLGSAWIEIEHDGKKVVFSGDLGNRESPVEADFELPGPCDAVVIESTYGNRNHRTQRDTIDEFARVLQESLRKDGKVLIPSFALERTQNILYVLRQLQDEGRIPLTPIYLDSPMGSKITRLYEKLGGEFNFDLEQDLRQGDRPFTPENLFITATSGESRNLNDLKGGAIIMAGSGMLSGGRIVHHLKHQLWKESTSLVIVGYQSPNSLGGRLIAGADTVRIFGEEIAVRASVHTIGGFSSHADQDDLLAFLAPTGQAHVHLVHGDITVMETFQKVLEEQGRKATINRHGQTYPVGH
- a CDS encoding nucleotidyltransferase domain-containing protein gives rise to the protein MLYPHHQSALERFIAQYSQNPEVQAIVVGGSLVKGFGKPSSDLDVLIVVDEEAFEQRKASGQLSYYSEDFTDYEGGYVDGKHLSLAFLRTVAEKGSEPARAAFWKSFVAYSRGDAAELQSLLEQITTYPEEGVQDRIHRFMAQVQAMHWYVGEGEKHQNPYLLSWSANRAVLFTARMLLAHNRLFFPYHKWMLRMLELAPELPEGYLQKVDALMKSPSVQGTRDLCDLVLGYQDWGTPKLHWTNLFMQDSELNWLSGQTPIEDL
- a CDS encoding LacI family DNA-binding transcriptional regulator yields the protein MNLKPTLKDVAQKAGVSVATASRILNARGGYHPDTRARVLQAMQDLGYVVLHAPEPEPSSKRPILGVVFPKVASMLIQEALAGLQQAAHQHGFEILVGHTDGSLERTLTVLRTFLDLPVKGVVFASEILHREYHDLLQKHQTPVVLLSAISFQFPVPFVRCDDRRAAFLATDFLIRKGHRDIAIIAGARSDPFSSTARVTGYLDALLHHQLPVQERHIVYTRGFSFQDGKDGFRLLLERETAVSAVFACSDEMAAGVLSVAAEHHMSVPEQLSVMGYDNLPLCQMTHPTLTTVAQPFVEMGQQAVHLLMECLHNPDGQKGLDLGVHIIERGSVRSLP